In Vibrio celticus, one genomic interval encodes:
- a CDS encoding VP0952 family biofilm-associated protein: protein MVFTTFQFLITTLLAVVCARAISLSEGDIPVLAMVIPALWILPQGGIAGLALLVSMTTYGLTLPLQPITLSVSAWVLFPLLMVVFSRRSSLSVVIISGLIVTTLQVGIMVTQSAGKLEGVPWVTTLQTLSIIVIWWAANHLKPASRHSWWSLGLILPLWIADLPYAALVALCITGIMASMETLTRLKTFRWNKLLCWTLPTVGFAALVITPSIEVPSPVFVVWLCLLGTAWMTDYIIRTEDNEDIDI, encoded by the coding sequence ATGGTATTTACAACGTTTCAGTTCTTGATCACCACATTATTAGCGGTTGTTTGCGCGAGAGCAATCAGTTTAAGTGAGGGAGATATCCCGGTGCTTGCAATGGTCATTCCTGCCTTATGGATTTTACCGCAGGGGGGCATAGCTGGATTAGCTTTGCTTGTTTCCATGACTACTTATGGTCTAACCCTTCCTTTGCAGCCCATCACGCTGTCTGTCAGTGCGTGGGTACTATTCCCGCTATTGATGGTGGTCTTCTCAAGACGCAGTAGTTTGTCGGTCGTGATTATTTCTGGCTTGATCGTGACTACGTTGCAGGTCGGAATCATGGTCACGCAATCAGCAGGCAAGCTTGAAGGCGTCCCGTGGGTTACCACACTTCAAACCTTATCTATCATCGTAATTTGGTGGGCGGCAAATCACCTTAAGCCAGCCAGCCGACACAGCTGGTGGTCATTAGGCTTAATACTTCCATTATGGATAGCCGATTTACCTTATGCTGCTTTGGTGGCCTTGTGTATAACGGGCATCATGGCATCGATGGAAACGCTGACGCGCTTGAAAACCTTTCGCTGGAATAAACTACTGTGTTGGACACTGCCAACGGTCGGTTTTGCGGCTCTGGTGATTACTCCAAGCATCGAAGTGCCAAGCCCAGTCTTTGTGGTGTGGTTGTGTCTATTAGGTACCGCGTGGATGACAGACTACATCATTCGCACAGAAGATAACGAAGACATCGATATCTAG
- a CDS encoding MGMT family protein gives MDQFLSQIFAVIHQIPYGKVTTYGDIARFSGFPGYARHVGKALGNLPEGSKLPWYRVINSKGEISLKGDSFDRQKRHLVKEGVEVSDAGKIKLRIYKWQP, from the coding sequence ATGGACCAATTTTTGAGCCAAATCTTTGCTGTGATTCACCAAATTCCATATGGGAAAGTAACAACTTATGGAGACATAGCACGTTTTTCAGGATTTCCGGGCTATGCGCGCCATGTTGGTAAAGCGTTGGGTAACCTACCAGAAGGTAGCAAACTGCCTTGGTATCGAGTGATAAACAGCAAGGGAGAGATCTCTTTAAAGGGCGATTCATTCGACCGACAAAAGCGGCATTTGGTTAAAGAAGGGGTTGAAGTGAGTGATGCCGGAAAGATCAAACTAAGAATATACAAATGGCAGCCCTAG
- a CDS encoding YbaY family lipoprotein, protein MKKALILITSLVSFGLLVGCQATSETNASQEVVAENTQVISGTVSYRERIALPENAVVTVTLEDISLADAPSTVIATQEFTTDGKQVPFAFELSYDNNKIKANHRYNMRASIHVDGKLRFTTDTIKSVITDVENTQQADLRLVGVR, encoded by the coding sequence ATGAAAAAGGCTCTAATTCTTATTACGTCTTTAGTATCGTTTGGCCTACTTGTTGGTTGCCAAGCAACATCAGAAACGAATGCTTCTCAAGAAGTGGTTGCAGAGAACACTCAAGTGATTTCAGGAACAGTTAGCTACCGTGAAAGAATTGCATTGCCAGAGAATGCAGTAGTTACCGTTACGCTAGAAGATATCTCACTGGCTGACGCACCATCGACGGTTATCGCAACTCAAGAGTTCACTACTGATGGTAAGCAAGTACCGTTCGCATTCGAACTGAGCTACGACAACAACAAGATTAAAGCTAACCACCGCTACAACATGCGTGCGTCGATTCATGTCGATGGCAAACTGCGTTTCACAACTGACACGATTAAGTCAGTGATTACAGACGTAGAAAACACGCAACAAGCAGACCTACGCTTGGTTGGTGTTCGTTAA
- the tesB gene encoding acyl-CoA thioesterase II, which produces MSQPLQELLSLLQLEKLEEGLFRGQSENLGLPQVYGGQVLGQALSAARYTVQDDRSVHSFHSYFLFPGDPEKPIIYDVENLRDGRSFSTRRVKAIQNGRPIFYLTASYHGDAPGFEHQIAMPDIPGPENFASETELASHIAEFLPEKLRKTFCGEKPIEMRPVTVVNPLKPKKTEAKQYLWVRANGAMPDNQLIHQYLLAYASDWGFLVTALHPHEVSIMTPNFQVATIDHSIWFHRPFKMDEWLLYAIESPTAANTRGLVRGEIFNQKGELVATAVQEGVMRFTK; this is translated from the coding sequence ATGAGTCAACCTTTACAAGAATTATTAAGTTTACTTCAGCTAGAAAAACTGGAAGAAGGTTTATTCCGTGGGCAAAGTGAGAACCTAGGCCTACCACAGGTATACGGCGGTCAGGTATTGGGACAAGCGCTTTCTGCTGCTCGTTATACCGTTCAAGACGACCGTAGTGTTCACTCGTTCCACAGTTATTTTCTGTTTCCCGGCGATCCTGAAAAGCCAATCATTTACGATGTTGAGAACCTACGAGATGGACGCAGCTTTAGCACGCGCCGTGTGAAAGCGATTCAAAATGGCCGCCCTATTTTCTATCTCACCGCTTCTTATCATGGCGATGCGCCAGGTTTTGAGCACCAGATTGCAATGCCTGATATTCCTGGACCAGAGAACTTTGCTTCAGAAACTGAATTAGCGAGCCACATTGCAGAATTCTTACCAGAGAAACTGCGCAAAACCTTCTGTGGCGAAAAGCCGATTGAAATGCGCCCGGTGACGGTGGTAAATCCACTGAAACCTAAGAAGACGGAAGCGAAACAATACCTTTGGGTAAGAGCGAATGGCGCGATGCCAGACAACCAATTGATCCACCAATACCTGCTTGCTTACGCATCGGATTGGGGATTCTTGGTGACGGCGCTTCACCCTCATGAAGTCTCTATCATGACACCAAATTTTCAAGTGGCGACGATTGACCACTCAATCTGGTTCCACCGCCCATTCAAAATGGACGAATGGCTGCTTTATGCGATTGAAAGCCCAACGGCAGCGAACACTCGCGGCCTAGTGCGCGGCGAGATCTTCAACCAGAAAGGTGAACTGGTAGCGACGGCAGTACAAGAAGGTGTGATGCGTTTTACTAAGTAG
- a CDS encoding Lrp/AsnC family transcriptional regulator yields MRLGESVIDAVDKKILGLLQEDSTLSLNDISEAVNLTTTPCWKRLKRLEENGIIEKRVALLNPEKLDLSFTAFVLVKTSNHSHEWFGRFVNTVSEFPEVMEFYRMAGEYDYMMKVQVKDMKCFDDFYKRLVNSIDGISNVTSTFAMEPLKYTTALPL; encoded by the coding sequence ATGCGACTTGGTGAAAGTGTGATAGATGCCGTAGATAAAAAAATATTAGGGTTACTGCAAGAAGACAGCACCCTGTCATTGAACGATATTTCTGAAGCGGTCAATCTCACCACAACGCCTTGTTGGAAAAGGCTTAAGCGCCTCGAAGAGAACGGCATTATTGAGAAAAGAGTCGCACTGCTGAACCCAGAAAAACTGGATCTTTCCTTTACTGCGTTCGTATTAGTGAAAACCAGTAATCATTCTCATGAGTGGTTCGGTCGTTTTGTGAATACTGTGTCGGAATTTCCAGAAGTGATGGAGTTCTATCGCATGGCTGGCGAATATGATTATATGATGAAGGTTCAGGTTAAAGATATGAAGTGCTTTGATGATTTCTATAAGCGCTTGGTGAATAGCATTGATGGTATCTCTAATGTGACCTCGACGTTTGCGATGGAACCATTGAAGTATACGACAGCATTGCCGCTTTAA
- a CDS encoding PLP-dependent cysteine synthase family protein, with amino-acid sequence MCTDHQWINNAIRKIEADYQRSADTHLIKLDLPSIEGIDVYLKDESTHPTGSLKHRLARSLFLYAICNGWVGPETTIIESSSGSTAVSEAYFARLLGLPFIAVMPKCTAKKKIEQIEFYGGQAHLVDRSDEIYDESRRLAEELNGHYMDQFTYAERATDWRGNNNIANSIFNQMQMEDHPVPAWVVMSPGTGGTSATIGRFIRYQQHETKLCVVDPENSVFHEYFQTGNANVKGSTFSKIEGIGRPRAEPSFIPGVVDEMRKIPDAASIATTHWLSDILGRKVGASTGTNMYGVLQLASEMKARGETGSIVTLLCDSGERYLDTYFNDEWVNLNIGDLQPYAAKLEAFSQTGELA; translated from the coding sequence ATGTGCACTGACCATCAATGGATTAACAACGCGATTCGTAAAATTGAAGCGGACTACCAACGCTCAGCGGATACGCACCTTATCAAGCTCGATCTACCAAGTATCGAAGGCATTGATGTTTACCTTAAAGATGAAAGCACACACCCTACAGGCTCTTTAAAGCACCGTTTAGCGCGTTCTCTCTTCTTATACGCTATCTGTAACGGTTGGGTTGGCCCAGAAACAACAATCATTGAATCTTCATCAGGCAGCACTGCCGTATCTGAAGCGTACTTTGCTCGCCTACTTGGCCTGCCGTTTATTGCGGTAATGCCAAAATGCACAGCGAAGAAGAAGATTGAGCAGATTGAATTCTACGGCGGCCAAGCGCATCTTGTTGACCGCTCAGATGAAATTTACGATGAGTCTCGTCGTTTAGCAGAAGAACTGAACGGTCACTACATGGACCAATTTACTTACGCTGAGCGCGCAACCGACTGGCGTGGTAACAACAACATCGCGAACTCGATTTTCAATCAAATGCAGATGGAAGATCACCCAGTTCCGGCTTGGGTAGTAATGAGCCCAGGTACTGGCGGTACTTCAGCGACGATTGGCCGTTTCATTCGCTACCAACAACATGAAACTAAGCTTTGTGTTGTCGACCCTGAAAACTCTGTATTCCACGAATACTTCCAAACAGGCAATGCGAACGTGAAAGGCAGTACATTCAGCAAGATTGAAGGCATTGGTCGCCCACGAGCAGAACCAAGCTTCATTCCTGGTGTGGTTGACGAAATGCGTAAAATTCCAGATGCAGCAAGTATCGCAACGACACATTGGTTATCTGACATTCTTGGTCGCAAGGTCGGCGCATCAACCGGTACTAACATGTACGGTGTGCTTCAGCTAGCCAGTGAAATGAAAGCGCGTGGCGAAACAGGCTCTATCGTGACTTTGCTATGTGACAGCGGTGAGCGTTACCTAGACACTTACTTCAATGACGAGTGGGTAAACCTGAATATCGGTGACCTACAACCTTATGCGGCGAAGCTAGAAGCTTTCTCGCAAACGGGTGAACTGGCTTAA
- a CDS encoding DUF1244 domain-containing protein: MAEFKYKDLSQEEQDKLDAATFRRLLAHLDNNKDVQNIDLMILAGFCRNCFSKWYKAEAEQQGLDLDIDDARERVYGMTYDEWKQNHQPKATPEQLAAFEAKQKPE; the protein is encoded by the coding sequence GTGGCTGAATTTAAATACAAAGATCTTTCTCAAGAAGAACAAGATAAGCTGGATGCAGCAACCTTTCGTCGTCTGCTAGCACACTTAGACAATAATAAGGATGTGCAGAACATCGACCTTATGATCTTGGCGGGCTTCTGCCGTAACTGTTTCAGCAAGTGGTATAAAGCGGAAGCTGAGCAACAAGGCCTAGACTTGGATATCGATGACGCTCGTGAGCGCGTATATGGCATGACTTACGATGAGTGGAAACAAAACCACCAACCAAAAGCGACACCTGAGCAACTAGCGGCGTTTGAAGCGAAGCAGAAGCCAGAATAA
- the vexH gene encoding vibriobactin export RND transporter permease subunit VexH yields the protein MLLSDFSVKRPVAAVVLSLLLVVFGIVSFNKLAVREMPDIESPVVSISTRYEGASATIIESQITSNLEDQLSGISGIDEIESTTRNGMSRITITFELGYDLNTGVSDVRDAVARAQRSLPDEAGDPIVYKNNGSGEASVYINLSSTEMDRTQLTDYTERVLIDRFSLISGVSSVDISGGLYKVMYVKLKPAQMAGRGVTTSDITSALNSENIESPGGEVRNDAIVMSVRTARSYTEAEDFEYLVVKRASDNTPIYLKDVADVYIGAENENSTFKSDGVVNVSMGIVPQSDANPLEVADLVHKEVEAIQKFLPDGTRLAVDYDSTVFIDRSISEVYSTLFITGGLVILVLYIFIGQARATLIPAVTVPVSLISSFIAAYYFGFSINLITLMALILSIGLVVDDAIVVVENIFHHIERGESPLLAAYKGTREVGFAVIATTLVLVMVFLPISFMDGMVGLLFTEFSVLLAMSVIFSSLVALTLTPVLGSKILKANVKPNRFNLFVERVFGKLESGYRSVLRRALNWRWAAPIIIIACLGGSYGLMQQVPAQLTPQEDRGVIFAFVRGADATSYNRMSANMDIVEERLMPLLGQGFLKSFSIQSPAFGGNAGDQTGFVIMILEDWNERDVTAQEALNEVRKSLNGIPDVRVFPFMPGFKGGSSEPVQFVLGGSDYSELQKWAELLKQAAEDSPMMEGADIDYSEKTPELLVTVDKQRAAELGVSVSDISDTLEIMLGGRSETTFVDRGEEYDVYLRGDENSFNNANDLSQIYMRTQSGELVTLDTLTHIEEVASSIRLSHYNKQKSVTIKANLMEGYTLGDALDFLDEQAIEQLPGDISVSYSGESKDFKENQSSILVVFALAMLVAYLVLAAQFESFINPLVVMFTVPMGIFGGFLGLVVMSQGLNVYSQIGMIMLIGMVTKNGILIVEFANQLRDRGIEFEKAIIDASARRLRPIMMTAFTTLAGAIPLITSTGAGYESRVAVGTVIFFGMGFATLVTLFVIPAMYRLISGSTRSPGHVEAELNKELSHDNVGRTSHG from the coding sequence ATGTTGTTATCTGATTTTTCTGTAAAGAGACCAGTAGCGGCTGTCGTATTGAGCCTATTATTGGTTGTGTTTGGTATTGTCTCTTTCAATAAGCTTGCGGTTCGTGAGATGCCAGATATTGAAAGCCCGGTGGTATCGATCAGTACTCGTTATGAGGGGGCGTCTGCCACCATCATTGAAAGCCAAATAACCTCCAACCTTGAAGACCAGTTATCCGGCATTAGTGGTATCGATGAGATCGAATCCACAACGCGTAACGGTATGTCGCGTATCACGATTACTTTTGAGCTTGGTTACGATCTCAATACCGGTGTGAGTGATGTTCGTGATGCGGTAGCTCGTGCGCAGCGTTCATTGCCCGATGAAGCCGGTGACCCGATTGTTTATAAGAACAACGGCAGTGGTGAAGCCTCGGTCTACATCAACTTAAGCTCGACGGAGATGGACCGAACGCAGTTAACCGACTATACAGAACGTGTGTTGATTGACCGCTTTAGTTTGATCTCAGGCGTGAGCTCGGTGGATATCTCCGGTGGCTTGTACAAAGTAATGTACGTGAAGCTGAAACCTGCTCAGATGGCTGGTCGCGGTGTTACTACCTCGGACATCACTTCTGCGTTGAACAGTGAGAACATTGAAAGCCCAGGTGGTGAAGTACGTAACGATGCAATTGTGATGTCGGTTCGTACCGCTCGTTCTTACACTGAAGCGGAAGATTTCGAATACTTAGTGGTAAAACGCGCTTCTGATAACACACCTATCTACTTAAAAGACGTAGCGGATGTTTACATTGGCGCAGAAAACGAGAACTCGACCTTTAAGAGTGACGGCGTTGTTAACGTCAGTATGGGTATTGTGCCTCAATCAGATGCAAACCCGCTTGAAGTGGCTGACCTAGTACATAAAGAAGTCGAAGCAATTCAAAAGTTCTTGCCAGATGGCACTCGTTTAGCTGTCGACTATGACTCAACAGTCTTCATCGATCGTTCTATCTCAGAGGTTTACAGCACGCTCTTTATCACGGGCGGCTTGGTTATCCTTGTGCTTTACATCTTTATTGGTCAAGCACGTGCAACACTTATTCCAGCGGTAACCGTACCTGTATCTCTGATCTCGTCGTTTATTGCCGCGTACTACTTCGGTTTCTCTATCAACCTGATTACCTTGATGGCACTTATCTTGTCGATTGGTTTGGTGGTCGATGATGCGATCGTGGTGGTTGAGAACATTTTCCACCATATTGAACGTGGTGAGTCACCGCTGCTTGCTGCCTATAAAGGTACTCGTGAAGTAGGCTTCGCGGTAATCGCAACAACGCTTGTATTGGTAATGGTATTCCTACCAATCTCGTTCATGGACGGCATGGTAGGTCTGCTGTTTACCGAGTTCTCGGTATTGCTTGCTATGTCGGTGATCTTCTCGTCGCTAGTTGCATTGACGCTAACGCCAGTGCTAGGCAGTAAAATCCTAAAAGCGAACGTGAAACCAAACCGCTTTAATCTGTTTGTTGAACGTGTATTTGGTAAATTAGAGTCTGGATACCGCTCGGTATTACGCCGCGCGTTAAATTGGCGTTGGGCTGCTCCTATCATCATTATCGCATGTTTGGGTGGTAGCTATGGTTTGATGCAACAAGTGCCAGCACAGCTTACTCCGCAAGAAGACCGTGGTGTTATCTTTGCGTTTGTTCGTGGCGCAGATGCAACCAGTTACAACCGCATGTCTGCCAACATGGACATTGTTGAAGAACGTCTAATGCCATTGCTTGGTCAAGGCTTCTTGAAGTCATTCAGTATTCAATCACCAGCATTCGGCGGTAATGCCGGCGACCAAACAGGTTTCGTCATCATGATCCTAGAAGATTGGAATGAGCGTGACGTTACCGCACAAGAAGCGTTGAACGAAGTTCGTAAATCGTTGAACGGCATTCCAGATGTGCGTGTATTCCCGTTCATGCCGGGCTTCAAAGGTGGTTCAAGTGAGCCTGTTCAATTCGTACTTGGCGGTTCTGATTACTCTGAACTTCAGAAGTGGGCAGAGCTCTTAAAACAAGCGGCTGAAGACTCTCCAATGATGGAAGGCGCGGACATTGATTACTCTGAGAAAACACCAGAGCTATTGGTAACTGTAGACAAACAGCGTGCAGCAGAGCTAGGTGTTAGCGTTTCAGACATCTCAGATACCTTAGAAATCATGCTTGGCGGACGCAGTGAAACCACCTTCGTTGACCGTGGTGAAGAGTACGATGTTTACCTGCGTGGTGATGAGAACAGCTTCAACAACGCCAACGATTTAAGCCAAATCTACATGCGAACTCAGTCAGGCGAGCTAGTAACGCTTGATACACTGACACACATTGAAGAAGTGGCATCATCGATTCGTTTGTCGCACTACAACAAGCAAAAGTCGGTGACCATCAAAGCTAACCTAATGGAAGGTTACACACTGGGTGATGCTCTGGATTTCCTTGATGAGCAAGCGATTGAACAGCTACCGGGTGACATCTCTGTGAGCTACTCAGGTGAGTCTAAAGACTTCAAAGAGAACCAATCAAGCATCTTAGTGGTGTTTGCGTTAGCGATGTTAGTTGCGTACTTGGTACTTGCAGCGCAGTTTGAGAGCTTTATTAACCCGCTGGTGGTGATGTTCACCGTACCTATGGGTATCTTTGGTGGCTTCTTAGGCTTGGTAGTGATGAGTCAAGGGCTCAACGTCTACAGCCAGATTGGTATGATCATGTTGATCGGCATGGTAACTAAAAACGGTATCTTGATCGTTGAGTTTGCTAACCAACTCCGTGACCGTGGTATTGAGTTTGAAAAGGCGATCATTGATGCTTCGGCTCGACGCTTGCGTCCAATCATGATGACGGCATTTACGACACTAGCGGGTGCAATCCCATTGATTACTTCAACGGGCGCAGGCTATGAAAGCCGAGTGGCAGTGGGTACGGTTATCTTCTTCGGTATGGGCTTCGCGACATTGGTTACTCTGTTTGTTATCCCTGCGATGTACCGACTGATTTCTGGCTCAACACGCTCTCCGGGTCACGTGGAAGCGGAGCTTAATAAAGAGCTTAGCCATGACAACGTGGGAAGAACCTCTCACGGTTAA
- a CDS encoding efflux RND transporter periplasmic adaptor subunit yields the protein MKHKSVLTLLSLSILMASPAALAKRMGPSTVTVVTEQVDIHQVSQSLSLVGKLEAEQSVMITSEVAGRVDSINIKANQDVTKGQMLVQLDDDKAKAAVAEAQAYLKDEKRKLAEFQRLVKRNAITQTEIDAQKTNVEIANARLAAANANLKDLHISAPFSGTVGFIDFSRGKMVTAGTELVTLDDLSVMQLDLQIPERYLSKLSKGMKVTARTSAWGDTQFTGTVVGIDSRINAETLNLRVRIHFDNNNDYLKPGMLVAADMDFPPVEAPIIPVQALEYSGTKRFVYVIGEDNKATRTEVFLGARIDNEVVIDKGIDIGQKIVVQGIVNMRDGVLVQELAVNRPADAASEKKAQEGAN from the coding sequence ATGAAGCATAAATCTGTTTTAACCCTGCTTAGCTTGTCTATTCTTATGGCGTCTCCAGCCGCACTTGCTAAGCGTATGGGCCCTAGCACTGTCACTGTTGTTACTGAGCAAGTTGATATCCACCAAGTTAGCCAATCTCTTTCTTTGGTCGGCAAGTTAGAAGCCGAGCAATCTGTCATGATTACTTCTGAAGTGGCTGGCAGAGTGGACTCTATCAACATCAAGGCCAATCAAGATGTCACCAAAGGGCAGATGTTGGTCCAGCTCGACGATGATAAAGCGAAAGCGGCGGTTGCAGAGGCGCAAGCGTATTTAAAAGACGAGAAACGTAAGCTAGCGGAATTCCAACGACTAGTGAAACGCAACGCGATCACGCAAACTGAAATTGACGCTCAGAAAACTAATGTAGAGATCGCCAATGCTCGCCTAGCTGCTGCGAATGCTAATCTTAAAGACTTACACATTAGCGCGCCTTTTTCTGGCACGGTCGGCTTTATCGACTTTAGCCGCGGTAAAATGGTGACAGCAGGTACTGAACTAGTGACCTTAGATGACCTTTCAGTAATGCAGTTAGACCTCCAGATCCCTGAGCGTTATCTTTCCAAGCTATCTAAAGGCATGAAAGTGACGGCTCGCACCAGTGCATGGGGAGATACTCAGTTCACTGGCACTGTAGTGGGCATTGATTCTCGTATTAACGCTGAAACCTTGAACCTTCGAGTTCGAATTCACTTCGACAACAATAATGATTACTTAAAGCCGGGCATGTTAGTGGCAGCTGATATGGACTTTCCACCGGTGGAAGCACCCATTATTCCAGTTCAAGCACTTGAATACTCAGGTACTAAACGTTTTGTTTATGTCATTGGCGAAGATAACAAAGCGACACGAACCGAAGTGTTCCTTGGTGCTCGTATCGACAACGAAGTCGTGATCGACAAAGGCATCGACATTGGTCAGAAAATTGTAGTGCAGGGCATAGTGAATATGCGTGATGGTGTTTTGGTTCAAGAGCTTGCCGTCAATCGCCCAGCTGATGCAGCAAGTGAAAAAAAAGCACAAGAAGGCGCTAACTAA
- a CDS encoding Crp/Fnr family transcriptional regulator, which yields MQLQTLGKGRFETEWTEDKQLIEQTIRDCICTRRIFEENEKLLTQGEHVDNLYLVDSGRVSMGMTARNGKTFLLGTLECEQQVFGEMEFFTGYRCQMDIMPIEPVNVSIIDAQKLKKYLLEQPRLSLYFASAIAIDYQDTVEILTRRLLYPITYNVAYDIYHQYLNDLPVDGFQKNYLEAERFATTDRVYRRAVKELESKGFIAKEKKGLRILDLEGLRKFAEQ from the coding sequence ATGCAGCTACAAACTCTAGGAAAAGGACGCTTCGAAACTGAGTGGACTGAAGACAAGCAACTAATCGAACAAACCATTCGTGATTGTATTTGTACGAGAAGAATATTTGAGGAAAATGAAAAGTTATTAACTCAAGGAGAGCATGTAGATAACCTTTACCTTGTTGATTCTGGAAGAGTTTCTATGGGAATGACAGCTCGCAACGGTAAAACATTTTTGTTAGGTACTCTTGAGTGTGAGCAACAAGTCTTCGGGGAAATGGAATTCTTTACCGGATACCGCTGCCAAATGGATATTATGCCAATCGAGCCCGTTAACGTATCTATCATTGATGCTCAAAAGCTAAAGAAGTACTTGTTAGAACAACCTAGGCTTTCTCTCTATTTCGCTAGCGCTATCGCTATTGACTATCAAGACACGGTCGAGATCCTAACAAGGCGTCTTCTATATCCGATTACTTATAATGTTGCCTACGATATTTATCATCAATATTTGAATGACTTACCCGTCGATGGCTTTCAAAAAAATTACCTCGAAGCAGAACGTTTTGCTACAACTGATAGAGTCTACCGCCGCGCAGTGAAAGAGCTTGAGAGCAAAGGTTTTATTGCTAAAGAAAAGAAAGGACTAAGGATTCTTGATCTAGAAGGGCTTAGAAAATTTGCGGAGCAATAA
- the tnpC gene encoding IS66 family transposase — protein sequence MTELPDDVEQLKAMLLKLQEENSALKKTVDTQAEEVVELENKMQLLLEQLNLSKSKRFSAKSEKEPKGTFNEAEQQNALPKPAPKHHKKGRKVLPAELEREVHQHTLNAPYCECCNEPLHECGTEVSEELKIIPQKVSVVRHERTKYACRQCEKTQTSSKIITAPRPANMLPKSMGSPEAFAAVVTAKYVDALPLYRQVEILKRSDIDLSRGTLANWCVQLGNKVNVIVEAMKAHLLNEKLICADETTVQVLREQDRSAQSKSYMWVYRSGEFVKQPVVIYDYQPSRAGQCVKDFLGDYSGYLLTDGYQAYNGLDNVSQAGCLAHVRRKFTDAQKAQPKKKSGRIEKAINFIAKLYGIEQEAKGLSAIERQQLRQQKSKPILDKFHEWLLESQEKVLPKSQLGGAINYTVNQWPKLLTYLEDGDISIDNNVTERDIRPFTTGRKNWMFSTSVEGATASANLYSLVMTCRANNINPYYYFAHLFKVLPTRSLQDDLNDLMPWNLEIDEVE from the coding sequence ATGACCGAACTTCCTGATGATGTAGAACAACTCAAAGCGATGCTGCTTAAGCTACAGGAAGAGAACAGTGCACTCAAAAAGACGGTCGACACTCAAGCTGAGGAAGTCGTTGAGTTAGAAAACAAAATGCAGTTGCTCCTTGAGCAGCTTAACTTGAGTAAATCCAAACGCTTCTCGGCCAAAAGCGAAAAAGAGCCCAAAGGCACTTTCAACGAAGCCGAGCAGCAGAATGCATTACCAAAACCAGCTCCCAAGCATCATAAGAAGGGCCGAAAAGTGCTCCCTGCAGAGTTAGAGCGTGAAGTACATCAGCACACACTCAATGCCCCTTACTGTGAATGCTGTAATGAACCGCTGCATGAATGCGGTACCGAAGTCTCGGAAGAGCTAAAAATCATCCCTCAGAAAGTCAGCGTCGTGCGCCATGAGCGTACCAAGTACGCTTGCCGTCAGTGTGAAAAGACACAAACCAGCAGCAAAATTATCACAGCGCCTCGACCAGCCAATATGCTCCCGAAAAGCATGGGTAGCCCTGAAGCTTTCGCCGCAGTCGTGACAGCGAAGTATGTTGATGCGCTGCCGCTGTATCGTCAGGTTGAGATTTTAAAACGTTCTGATATTGACTTAAGCCGTGGGACGCTTGCCAACTGGTGTGTGCAACTGGGTAATAAGGTGAATGTCATCGTTGAAGCGATGAAAGCCCATTTACTGAATGAGAAGCTAATCTGCGCCGATGAAACCACCGTTCAAGTACTGCGAGAGCAAGACCGAAGTGCTCAGAGCAAATCTTACATGTGGGTCTATCGTAGCGGCGAGTTCGTCAAACAGCCTGTGGTGATTTACGACTATCAACCAAGTCGAGCGGGACAATGCGTCAAAGACTTCTTAGGTGATTATTCCGGTTACCTGCTTACCGACGGTTATCAAGCTTATAACGGTCTCGACAATGTCAGCCAAGCCGGTTGCTTAGCGCATGTCAGGCGCAAATTTACTGATGCACAAAAAGCCCAACCGAAGAAGAAATCAGGCCGTATTGAAAAGGCAATTAACTTTATCGCCAAGCTTTATGGCATTGAGCAAGAAGCTAAAGGCTTAAGTGCTATCGAAAGGCAGCAGTTACGCCAACAAAAATCAAAACCTATCTTAGACAAGTTCCACGAGTGGTTGCTGGAAAGCCAGGAAAAAGTGCTACCGAAAAGTCAGCTCGGTGGCGCCATCAATTACACGGTCAATCAATGGCCTAAGTTGCTCACCTATCTAGAAGATGGCGACATCAGCATTGATAATAATGTGACTGAGCGAGACATCCGCCCGTTTACAACGGGCCGGAAAAACTGGATGTTCTCAACCTCGGTTGAGGGCGCTACAGCAAGTGCCAACTTGTATAGCTTAGTGATGACGTGTCGGGCGAATAATATCAACCCGTATTACTACTTCGCACACTTGTTCAAAGTGCTACCAACGCGATCCCTTCAAGACGATCTGAACGATCTTATGCCTTGGAACTTAGAAATAGATGAGGTTGAATAA